From the Hymenobacter yonginensis genome, one window contains:
- a CDS encoding ammonium transporter, protein MIAPSKKLTSLSMFSLVTLVGLAAVAAFTELPHPAALAGSLNGADVAWMLTATAFVLIMTPGLSFFYGGMVRPKNVISTMLQSFVAMGVITLVFYFVGFSLAYGDSWHGLIGNPLTFIMLRNVGTAPNPAFAATIPFVLYFAFQLKFAVITPALITGSFAERVRFKGYLAFMVLFCLFIYCPLAHWTWHPEGFLRQWGVLDFAGGTVVHISAGIAALAGAMVLGRRTTHVRKAAFSTPNVPYVLLGTGLLWFGWFGFNAGSSLAANEVAALAFVNTTLASGAALTAWLLVETVHGGKPTALGACIGAVVGLVAITPAAGFVQYGHSIFIGVLASLISYGAVHWKNNRTTIDDTLDVFPCHGLGGIVGMLLTGVFADKVGLVHGSATVFGYHVLGLLIVVTYSFVGSWLLLKLTDRLFGLRVKLQDEELGLDLSQHEESTYHIDEEFERSYRREPMVEGV, encoded by the coding sequence ATGATTGCTCCTTCAAAAAAGCTTACCAGTCTGAGCATGTTTTCGCTGGTGACGCTGGTCGGGCTGGCGGCGGTGGCGGCCTTCACGGAACTGCCGCACCCGGCCGCGCTGGCCGGCTCGCTCAACGGCGCCGATGTGGCCTGGATGCTGACGGCCACGGCCTTCGTGCTGATCATGACGCCGGGGCTGTCATTCTTCTATGGCGGCATGGTGCGGCCCAAAAACGTCATCAGCACCATGCTGCAGAGTTTTGTGGCCATGGGCGTGATTACGCTGGTGTTCTACTTCGTAGGCTTCTCGCTGGCCTACGGCGACTCCTGGCACGGCCTGATCGGCAACCCGCTCACGTTCATTATGCTGCGCAACGTAGGAACCGCGCCGAATCCGGCGTTTGCGGCCACCATTCCGTTTGTGCTCTACTTCGCGTTTCAGCTCAAGTTTGCCGTCATCACGCCGGCCCTGATCACCGGCTCGTTTGCCGAGCGGGTGCGCTTTAAGGGCTATCTGGCCTTTATGGTGCTGTTTTGCCTGTTCATCTACTGCCCGCTGGCCCACTGGACCTGGCACCCTGAGGGCTTCCTGCGGCAGTGGGGCGTGCTCGACTTTGCCGGCGGCACGGTGGTGCACATTTCGGCGGGCATTGCAGCGCTGGCCGGCGCCATGGTGCTGGGCCGCCGCACCACGCACGTGCGCAAAGCCGCTTTTTCCACGCCCAACGTGCCCTACGTGCTGCTGGGTACCGGGCTGCTGTGGTTCGGGTGGTTTGGCTTCAATGCCGGCTCCTCGCTGGCCGCCAACGAAGTAGCCGCGCTGGCCTTCGTGAACACCACGCTGGCCTCAGGCGCGGCCCTCACGGCCTGGCTGCTGGTCGAGACGGTGCACGGCGGCAAGCCTACCGCACTGGGCGCCTGCATTGGGGCCGTGGTGGGGCTGGTGGCCATCACGCCGGCGGCGGGCTTCGTGCAATACGGGCACAGCATTTTCATCGGGGTGCTGGCGTCGCTGATCAGCTACGGCGCCGTGCACTGGAAAAACAACCGCACCACTATCGACGACACGCTCGACGTGTTTCCGTGCCACGGCCTGGGCGGTATCGTGGGTATGCTGCTCACGGGCGTATTCGCCGATAAAGTGGGTCTGGTCCACGGCTCAGCCACCGTGTTCGGCTACCACGTGCTGGGCCTGCTGATTGTAGTGACTTACTCCTTCGTAGGCTCCTGGCTGCTGCTGAAGCTCACCGACCGTCTCTTCGGGCTGCGCGTGAAGCTGCAGGACGAAGAGCTGGGCCTCGACCTGAGCCAGCACGAGGAGTCCACCTACCACATCGATGAAGAGTTTGAACGCAGCTACCGCCGCGAGCCGATGGTAGAAGGCGTGTAA
- a CDS encoding ZIP family metal transporter — MTFPMWAQAGFWGLVSGSALLLGAAAGYFLRVPQRLIAAIMAFGSGVLIATLSLELMEEAYHKGGFTATALGFLGGAAAFTLANWLLARHGAKHRKRSGEHQQQERAAVQQGQTRASESGDDNGLALAIGALLDGIPESIVIGLSMLAGGGVSVVAVVAIFLSNLPEGLSSASGMRKAGRPARYVLLLWAGIALISGVASLAGYTIFSQFSDEVVAATMAVSAGAVLAMIADTMIPEAFDVAHNFTGFITVLGFLVSFFLSKME; from the coding sequence ATGACTTTTCCGATGTGGGCGCAAGCCGGTTTTTGGGGGCTTGTGTCGGGGTCGGCACTGCTGCTGGGTGCGGCGGCGGGCTATTTTCTGCGGGTGCCGCAGCGGCTGATTGCCGCCATCATGGCCTTTGGCAGCGGCGTGCTGATTGCCACTCTCTCGCTGGAGTTGATGGAGGAAGCCTACCACAAAGGCGGTTTTACGGCCACGGCGCTGGGGTTTCTGGGCGGGGCGGCAGCCTTCACGCTGGCTAACTGGCTGCTGGCCCGCCACGGCGCCAAGCACCGCAAACGCTCCGGCGAGCACCAGCAGCAGGAGCGCGCCGCCGTGCAGCAGGGCCAGACGCGAGCCTCCGAAAGCGGCGACGACAACGGCCTGGCCCTGGCCATCGGGGCACTGCTCGATGGCATTCCTGAGAGCATCGTTATCGGGCTGAGCATGCTGGCGGGCGGCGGCGTGAGCGTGGTAGCGGTGGTGGCTATCTTCCTTTCCAACCTGCCCGAGGGGCTTTCCAGCGCCTCGGGCATGCGCAAAGCTGGCCGCCCGGCCCGCTACGTGCTGCTGCTGTGGGCCGGTATTGCCCTGATTTCGGGCGTGGCTTCGCTGGCCGGCTATACCATTTTCAGCCAGTTTTCCGATGAAGTGGTGGCCGCCACCATGGCCGTATCGGCCGGGGCCGTGCTGGCCATGATTGCCGATACCATGATTCCGGAAGCCTTCGACGTGGCCCACAACTTCACGGGCTTTATTACAGTGCTGGGGTTTCTGGTGTCGTTTTTCCTGAGCAAGATGGAGTAG
- a CDS encoding DUF167 domain-containing protein codes for MAVLHLKAKPNARQNALMVSPDGTITVRLHAPPQDGKANACLLAYLAEVFGLPKSQLTLLSGHTAPFKKVELAGLSDATVQATLARYSAA; via the coding sequence ATGGCCGTGCTTCATCTGAAGGCCAAACCCAACGCCCGCCAAAACGCCCTGATGGTATCCCCGGACGGCACCATTACGGTGCGCCTGCACGCGCCCCCACAGGATGGCAAGGCCAACGCCTGCCTGCTGGCGTACCTGGCCGAAGTGTTTGGGCTGCCAAAGTCGCAGCTGACCCTGCTTAGCGGCCACACCGCCCCGTTCAAAAAAGTGGAGCTGGCCGGCCTTTCCGATGCGACGGTGCAGGCCACGCTGGCCCGCTATTCTGCTGCCTGA
- a CDS encoding DUF5683 domain-containing protein yields the protein MKPTYGVPALLSFFIPGLGQLIKGQILKAFLIWAVGGALSFFLVWTIVVPFVIWAWNVYDAYNDPA from the coding sequence ATGAAACCCACTTACGGCGTACCGGCTTTGCTTTCGTTTTTTATCCCCGGCCTGGGGCAGCTCATCAAAGGCCAGATTCTGAAGGCCTTTCTGATCTGGGCCGTGGGCGGCGCGCTCAGCTTTTTCCTGGTCTGGACAATTGTGGTGCCGTTCGTGATTTGGGCCTGGAACGTGTACGACGCCTACAACGACCCGGCGTAG